A part of Melittangium boletus DSM 14713 genomic DNA contains:
- a CDS encoding Rieske 2Fe-2S domain-containing protein: protein MSVDTELEQNRIRPLPGLNDITTQLSASWYVALRSEDLKQKPVELKLFGQPLVAWRDKAGRPVVMERYCSHMGANLADGKVVDGCIECPFHRWRYDSAGACTHVPGHSQEVPKLEPIPPTARQSIYRTTERYGYVWVWYGTKAPLFPLPELPSADVGNKDYLNLRFSFDTKTSVLRIVENFYDAQHAEAVHQLPISAFKISVHDDWRDWHLSRDMESLAKADAWFGGSMEFKVNRYFGIIGILSRTLGLNISKMQLHFDGYPGGCIMTVSLDDQVKYKLLQCVTPVDKNETVMHMLITMKKADGALRNAANLIMFGLQTRQAAGYDVAIWNSLKTDGGGAFSKYDQLILKYRTFYRRWVNKVGQEQPAEHAPESRANMPEQKNTAQAMPSL from the coding sequence ATGAGTGTCGACACGGAGTTGGAACAGAATCGGATCAGGCCCCTGCCCGGGTTGAATGACATCACCACGCAGCTCTCCGCGAGCTGGTATGTCGCGCTGCGCTCGGAGGACCTGAAGCAGAAGCCCGTCGAGCTGAAGCTGTTCGGCCAGCCGCTGGTGGCCTGGCGGGACAAGGCGGGCCGCCCCGTCGTCATGGAGCGCTACTGCTCTCACATGGGCGCCAACCTCGCGGACGGCAAGGTGGTGGATGGGTGCATCGAGTGCCCCTTCCACCGCTGGCGCTACGACAGTGCCGGGGCGTGCACGCATGTCCCCGGGCACAGCCAGGAAGTGCCCAAGCTGGAGCCCATTCCGCCCACCGCGCGTCAGTCCATCTACCGCACCACCGAGCGGTATGGGTATGTCTGGGTCTGGTACGGCACCAAGGCCCCCCTGTTCCCGCTCCCGGAGCTGCCCAGCGCCGACGTGGGGAACAAGGACTACCTGAACCTGCGCTTCTCCTTCGACACCAAGACCTCGGTGCTCCGGATCGTGGAGAACTTCTACGACGCCCAGCACGCGGAGGCGGTGCACCAGCTGCCCATCTCGGCCTTCAAGATCTCCGTGCACGACGACTGGCGCGACTGGCATCTGTCGCGAGACATGGAATCCCTGGCCAAAGCGGATGCCTGGTTTGGCGGAAGCATGGAGTTCAAGGTCAACCGGTACTTCGGAATCATCGGCATCCTTTCCCGGACGCTGGGATTGAACATCAGCAAGATGCAGCTGCATTTCGATGGCTATCCCGGCGGCTGCATCATGACGGTGAGCCTCGACGATCAGGTGAAGTACAAGCTGCTCCAGTGCGTGACCCCGGTGGACAAGAATGAAACCGTCATGCACATGCTCATCACGATGAAGAAGGCCGATGGGGCGTTGCGCAACGCGGCCAATCTCATCATGTTTGGTTTGCAGACGCGGCAGGCCGCCGGGTATGACGTCGCGATCTGGAACTCCCTGAAGACGGATGGTGGCGGGGCCTTCAGCAAGTACGACCAGCTCATCTTGAAGTACCGGACCTTCTACCGGCGCTGGGTGAACAAGGTGGGCCAGGAACAACCGGCGGAACATGCACCGGAGTCACGTGCGAACATGCCGGAGCAGAAGAACACCGCCCAGGCCATGCCCTCCCTGTAG
- a CDS encoding YHS domain-containing protein: MKSVQKKQLDPVCGKHLEAPEGRPSTEYKKRRYFFCSERCRSAFERQAERFRMNDLARAGALLTPGRVRWGIA, from the coding sequence ATGAAGAGCGTGCAGAAGAAGCAGTTGGACCCGGTGTGCGGCAAGCACCTGGAAGCCCCGGAGGGCCGTCCGTCCACGGAGTACAAGAAGCGGCGGTATTTCTTCTGTTCGGAGCGGTGCCGCTCGGCCTTCGAGCGTCAGGCGGAGCGCTTCCGGATGAACGACCTGGCGCGCGCGGGGGCGCTGCTGACGCCGGGCC
- the aspS gene encoding aspartate--tRNA ligase, with translation MAVPFITEVKRTHTCGQLTKAQIGEEVVLFGWVQNRRDHGGAVFIDLRDREGLTQVVFEPDIAKEAHETAGQLRLEYCVGIKGKVVSRGSQVNPKLKTGEIEIKASDLTIFNRSEPTPFLVEDNIDTAEEKRLAYRFLDLRRRPLQQSLITRSKMNAITRSYLNDNRFLELETPFMGKYTPGGARNFLVPSRLNPGKFYALAESPQLYKQLFMVAGFDRYFQIVKCFRDEDLRLDRQPEFTQIDIEMSFVTQDDIFTIVEGLIKKLWGEVLGIDVPTPFMRMDFDESMAKYGNDKPDLRFGLEHIVLTELIRQHGAAGGVPMIWDAVEQGGIVKAMVVPGDKPMSRAESDKLEEFAKQNGAKGLARAKVAEGGEWTQSPLSKTITPALRQAINQACGVKTGDLLLFQFGRESLVHTVMANLRVHVAKKLGLIPEYGSGGVWKFLWVVNPPLFEYDEESKTWAAAHHAFTRPHDEHVQYLQTDPGRVKCHRYDVVLNGFEIGGGSIRLHDPKVQAEVFKALGIGEEEARVKFGFLLDALKFGAPPHGGLALGMDRLAMLLTGAESLRDVIPFPKTKTGTDLMTGAPGDVDDRQLREVHVRAAPLPQK, from the coding sequence ATGGCGGTCCCGTTCATTACCGAGGTCAAGCGTACTCACACCTGCGGGCAGCTCACCAAGGCCCAGATTGGCGAGGAGGTCGTCCTCTTCGGCTGGGTGCAGAACCGGCGAGACCACGGCGGCGCGGTCTTCATCGACCTGCGCGACCGTGAAGGTCTCACCCAGGTCGTCTTCGAGCCGGACATCGCCAAGGAGGCCCACGAGACGGCCGGGCAGCTGCGGCTCGAGTACTGCGTGGGCATCAAGGGCAAGGTCGTCTCGCGCGGCAGTCAGGTCAACCCCAAGCTCAAGACGGGAGAGATCGAGATCAAGGCGTCGGATCTCACCATCTTCAACCGCTCCGAGCCCACGCCCTTCCTCGTCGAGGACAACATCGACACCGCCGAGGAGAAGCGCCTGGCATACCGCTTCCTCGACCTGCGCCGCCGGCCGCTGCAGCAGTCGCTGATCACGCGCTCGAAGATGAACGCGATCACGCGCTCGTACCTCAATGACAACCGCTTCCTGGAGCTGGAGACGCCCTTCATGGGCAAGTACACCCCGGGTGGCGCGCGCAACTTCCTGGTGCCCAGCCGGCTCAACCCGGGCAAGTTCTACGCCCTGGCGGAGAGCCCCCAGCTCTACAAGCAGCTCTTCATGGTGGCGGGCTTCGACCGCTACTTCCAGATCGTCAAGTGCTTCCGGGACGAGGACCTGCGCCTGGATCGGCAGCCGGAGTTCACCCAGATCGATATCGAGATGAGCTTCGTCACCCAGGACGACATCTTCACGATCGTCGAGGGGCTCATCAAGAAGCTGTGGGGCGAGGTGCTGGGCATCGACGTGCCCACGCCCTTCATGCGCATGGACTTCGATGAGTCCATGGCCAAGTACGGCAACGACAAGCCGGACCTGCGCTTCGGCCTGGAGCACATCGTCCTCACGGAGCTCATCCGCCAGCATGGCGCCGCGGGCGGCGTGCCCATGATCTGGGACGCGGTGGAGCAGGGCGGCATCGTCAAGGCGATGGTGGTGCCCGGCGACAAGCCCATGAGCCGCGCGGAGAGCGACAAGCTGGAGGAGTTCGCCAAGCAGAACGGCGCCAAGGGGCTCGCGCGCGCCAAGGTGGCCGAGGGCGGCGAGTGGACCCAGTCCCCCCTGTCCAAGACGATCACCCCCGCGCTGCGCCAGGCCATCAACCAGGCGTGCGGCGTCAAGACGGGTGACCTCCTGCTGTTCCAGTTCGGCCGCGAGTCGCTGGTGCACACGGTGATGGCCAACCTGCGCGTGCACGTGGCCAAGAAGCTCGGCCTCATCCCCGAGTACGGCAGCGGCGGCGTGTGGAAGTTCCTCTGGGTCGTCAACCCGCCCCTCTTCGAGTACGACGAGGAGAGCAAGACGTGGGCGGCGGCGCACCACGCCTTCACCCGGCCGCACGACGAGCACGTGCAGTACCTCCAGACGGATCCGGGCCGCGTGAAGTGCCACCGCTACGACGTGGTGCTCAACGGCTTCGAGATCGGCGGCGGCTCCATCCGTCTGCATGATCCGAAGGTGCAGGCCGAGGTCTTCAAGGCCCTGGGCATCGGCGAGGAAGAGGCGCGCGTGAAGTTCGGCTTCCTGCTGGACGCGCTCAAGTTCGGCGCCCCGCCGCACGGTGGACTCGCGCTGGGCATGGACCGCCTGGCGATGCTGCTCACGGGCGCCGAGTCGCTGCGCGACGTCATCCCGTTCCCCAAGACGAAGACGGGCACGGACCTGATGACGGGCGCGCCCGGCGACGTGGACGACCGGCAACTGCGCGAGGTGCACGTGCGCGCCGCGCCGCTCCCGCAGAAGTAA
- a CDS encoding diacylglycerol/lipid kinase family protein has product MKTFLVVNPRSANGETGRRWAEISGQVTRSIGDFGFGFTERAMDAVRLTRDALADGYECVAAVGGDGTVNEVVNGFFADGKPINPQAALGLIPRGTGGDFRRAFGWELDLESALARLSSDKTEPFDVGVAEYVNHEGQAESRYFANIASFGVSATIAHEVNVGSKAFGGNLSFLWGTVKTLAKYKDRQVRLRVDGGEPETLGITVVAASNGRYFGSGMCVAPKALTDDGRFDLTLWQDYRLSDFIIKSKGVYNGDHTTWNKTRYLQCRTLEAESDEEVFLEMDGEVPGKLPCRIRLLPGAIRLKV; this is encoded by the coding sequence ATGAAGACGTTCCTCGTGGTGAATCCGCGCAGCGCCAATGGAGAGACGGGCAGACGGTGGGCCGAGATCTCCGGCCAGGTGACCCGATCGATTGGCGACTTCGGCTTCGGATTCACCGAGCGCGCCATGGACGCGGTGCGCTTGACCCGCGACGCGCTCGCGGATGGGTATGAGTGTGTCGCCGCGGTGGGCGGGGATGGCACCGTCAACGAGGTCGTCAACGGCTTCTTCGCCGACGGCAAGCCCATCAACCCCCAGGCCGCCCTGGGCCTCATCCCCCGGGGCACGGGCGGCGACTTCCGGCGGGCCTTTGGCTGGGAGCTGGACCTGGAGTCGGCGCTCGCGCGGTTGAGCTCGGACAAGACGGAGCCCTTCGACGTGGGCGTCGCCGAGTACGTCAACCACGAGGGCCAGGCGGAGTCGCGCTACTTCGCCAACATCGCCTCCTTCGGGGTGAGCGCCACCATCGCTCATGAGGTGAACGTGGGCAGCAAGGCGTTCGGCGGCAACCTGAGCTTCCTCTGGGGCACGGTGAAGACCCTGGCGAAGTACAAGGACCGTCAGGTGCGCCTGCGCGTGGATGGGGGTGAGCCCGAGACCCTGGGCATCACCGTCGTCGCCGCGTCCAACGGCCGCTACTTCGGCAGCGGCATGTGCGTGGCCCCCAAGGCCCTCACCGACGATGGCCGCTTCGATCTGACGCTCTGGCAGGACTACCGCCTGTCCGACTTCATCATCAAGTCCAAGGGCGTCTACAACGGCGATCACACCACCTGGAACAAGACGCGCTACCTCCAGTGCCGCACCCTCGAGGCGGAGAGCGACGAGGAGGTGTTCCTGGAGATGGATGGCGAGGTGCCCGGCAAGCTTCCCTGCCGCATCCGCCTGCTGCCCGGCGCCATCCGCCTCAAGGTCTGA